In Cryptosporangium aurantiacum, one DNA window encodes the following:
- a CDS encoding ABC transporter substrate-binding protein, with protein sequence MRRHRSAASLLTGLVALSLVLAGCSGDSGSSENGTGAATLNVNAGGFPESWAPGQRMEAGFLRLPYETLVAKSRDGKFSPVLATEWEESDKALTLTLREGVKFHDGTAFNAAAVKANLEFVRDGATAFGGPLKVITSIDTPDEKTVTLNLARPTPSLLTTLSTRATPMASPAALKDGSIAKKPIGTSPWAYDEAASTPGTNMVFTTFKDYWDGTDAVAYDTVKLFNIDDENAAAGALTSGQVDVTIAQPEQLKQFNSTPGIETVEYPAIRNNVIFFDRGTGGAFADVRVRQAACSAMDNTVAAKLISGKPATQHFAEGELGYNSAIAGYPHDVAKAKQLISQAGNPKVSGTILAAPFNRSQIEVYADQMADAGITIKVQTAAPPQFQSEWNSGKYPLGMGNNDQIHPYEWYKAYFAADAPGNPSKSESPALKAAADKAIAAGSSPEAEALWGEVTKVIADEALSCTHVVSNELIAYQSNKVEGVDIPAEAWEPNLINYRDLKPASGAAK encoded by the coding sequence ATGAGAAGGCATAGGTCAGCGGCCTCGTTGCTGACCGGTCTCGTCGCGCTCTCCCTGGTGCTCGCCGGATGTTCCGGCGACTCGGGAAGTAGCGAGAACGGCACCGGTGCGGCAACGCTGAACGTGAACGCCGGCGGTTTCCCCGAAAGCTGGGCCCCCGGTCAGCGGATGGAGGCCGGCTTCCTGCGCCTGCCGTACGAGACCCTCGTCGCGAAGAGCCGGGATGGCAAGTTCAGCCCGGTTCTCGCCACAGAGTGGGAGGAAAGCGACAAGGCCCTCACGCTCACGCTCCGCGAGGGCGTCAAGTTCCACGACGGCACCGCGTTCAACGCCGCCGCCGTCAAGGCGAACCTGGAGTTCGTCCGGGACGGCGCGACCGCGTTCGGCGGTCCGCTGAAGGTCATCACGTCGATCGACACCCCCGACGAGAAGACCGTCACGCTCAACCTGGCCCGTCCGACGCCGTCGCTGCTCACCACGCTCTCGACGCGGGCGACACCGATGGCCAGCCCGGCGGCGCTCAAGGACGGCTCGATCGCCAAGAAGCCGATCGGCACCAGCCCGTGGGCCTACGACGAGGCGGCGTCCACCCCCGGCACGAACATGGTGTTCACCACGTTCAAGGACTACTGGGACGGCACCGACGCGGTCGCCTACGACACCGTGAAGCTGTTCAACATCGACGACGAGAACGCGGCGGCCGGTGCGCTCACCAGCGGCCAGGTCGACGTCACGATCGCGCAGCCGGAGCAGCTGAAGCAGTTCAACAGCACGCCGGGCATCGAGACCGTGGAATACCCGGCGATCCGCAACAACGTGATCTTCTTCGACCGCGGTACGGGCGGCGCGTTCGCCGACGTCCGGGTCCGGCAGGCCGCGTGCTCCGCGATGGACAACACGGTCGCGGCGAAGCTGATCTCCGGCAAGCCCGCGACGCAGCACTTCGCCGAGGGTGAGCTGGGGTACAACTCCGCGATCGCCGGATACCCGCACGACGTCGCCAAGGCAAAGCAGCTGATCAGCCAGGCGGGCAACCCGAAGGTCAGCGGCACGATCCTCGCCGCGCCGTTCAACCGTTCGCAGATCGAGGTGTACGCCGACCAGATGGCGGACGCCGGCATCACGATCAAGGTGCAGACCGCCGCTCCGCCGCAGTTCCAGTCGGAGTGGAACAGCGGCAAGTACCCGCTCGGTATGGGCAACAACGACCAGATTCACCCGTACGAGTGGTACAAGGCGTACTTCGCCGCCGACGCGCCGGGCAACCCGTCGAAGTCCGAGAGCCCCGCGCTCAAGGCCGCGGCGGACAAGGCGATCGCCGCCGGTAGCAGCCCGGAGGCCGAGGCGCTCTGGGGCGAGGTCACCAAGGTCATCGCCGACGAGGCACTGAGCTGCACGCACGTCGTCAGCAACGAGCTCATCGCGTACCAGTCGAACAAGGTCGAGGGCGTCGACATCCCGGCGGAGGCCTGGGAGCCCAACCTGATCAACTACCGCGACCTGAAGCCGGCCAGCGGAGCGGCGAAGTGA
- a CDS encoding TetR/AcrR family transcriptional regulator, which yields MAQPDDATPRRPRRAPTNDERQRDAERSRQRLLAAALDEFAARGYAGARVGAIAARAGLNAQLISYYFGGKAGLYRALQESWLERESALTAEPQSLPDLIAAYARAALDDPRGARLLLSGGLHDDEPETSVDPTGAADVAEMTRRQAEGEIASDLDPALLQVALMGATLAPVALPQVVRRLTGAEPDDPEFTARYVEFLRRLAARLGE from the coding sequence GTGGCTCAGCCGGACGACGCGACCCCCCGCCGACCGCGGCGGGCCCCCACGAATGACGAACGACAGCGGGACGCCGAGCGCTCGCGGCAGCGCCTGCTGGCAGCCGCGCTCGACGAGTTCGCCGCCCGGGGTTACGCCGGGGCCAGGGTCGGGGCGATCGCCGCACGCGCGGGTCTCAACGCGCAGCTGATCAGCTACTACTTCGGCGGCAAAGCGGGCCTCTACCGGGCGCTGCAGGAGTCCTGGCTGGAGCGGGAGTCGGCGCTGACCGCCGAACCGCAGAGCCTGCCGGACCTCATCGCGGCCTACGCCCGGGCCGCGCTGGACGATCCGCGCGGCGCCCGGCTGCTGCTCTCGGGCGGCCTGCACGACGACGAGCCGGAGACGTCGGTGGATCCGACCGGCGCGGCCGACGTCGCCGAGATGACCCGGCGCCAGGCGGAGGGGGAGATCGCGTCCGATCTGGACCCCGCTCTGCTCCAAGTGGCGCTGATGGGCGCGACGCTGGCGCCGGTCGCGCTACCGCAGGTGGTCCGGCGGCTCACCGGCGCCGAACCGGACGACCCCGAGTTCACGGCCCGTTACGTCGAGTTCCTGCGCAGGCTGGCGGCCCGCCTCGGCGAGTGA
- a CDS encoding DUF6282 family protein, with protein MLSFVAKRDIVLATGHFSGNEITATVDAPVDAGVRRSRRAAP; from the coding sequence GTGCTGTCGTTCGTCGCGAAACGCGACATAGTGCTGGCGACCGGTCATTTCTCCGGTAACGAGATCACCGCGACCGTGGACGCCCCCGTCGACGCCGGTGTGCGGCGCTCGCGGCGCGCGGCGCCCTGA
- a CDS encoding ATP-binding cassette domain-containing protein yields MTDIIEVEQLRKAFGSVDAVRGLDLRVAEGELFGVLGPNGAGKTTTLRMLTTLLPIDGGRAMVAGADVVREPRAVRQRIGYVGQAGGADLPATGRENLLLQARLYGASRADAARRAAELIDALALGSFVDRTARTYSGGQRRRLEIALGLMHRPRVLFLDEPTTGLDPQNRANLWEQLRSLRAAGTTIVLTTHYLEEADALADRLAIVDAGRVVADGTPRALKQRIAGDTVVLRPRGEVGVARDVVAGAAPVRDARADGDVVRLTVSDGTRALPQLLETLAAAGVELESLTLAEPSLDDVFLRVTGRALRDAGPGAGDAAGVEPLTASGRGAA; encoded by the coding sequence GTGACCGACATCATCGAAGTGGAGCAGTTACGAAAAGCATTCGGTTCGGTCGACGCCGTCCGCGGTCTCGACCTGCGGGTCGCCGAGGGTGAGCTGTTCGGCGTACTCGGGCCCAACGGGGCCGGTAAGACCACGACCCTGCGCATGCTGACGACGCTGTTGCCGATCGACGGCGGCCGGGCGATGGTCGCGGGCGCGGACGTCGTCCGTGAGCCCCGGGCGGTACGTCAGCGGATCGGTTACGTCGGGCAGGCCGGCGGAGCCGACCTGCCCGCCACCGGCCGGGAGAACCTGCTGCTGCAGGCCCGCCTCTACGGCGCTTCGCGGGCGGACGCCGCCCGGCGCGCCGCCGAGCTGATCGACGCGCTCGCGCTCGGCAGTTTCGTCGACCGGACCGCGCGGACGTACTCCGGCGGGCAACGTCGCCGGCTGGAGATCGCGCTCGGGCTGATGCACCGCCCGCGCGTGCTGTTCCTCGACGAGCCGACGACCGGCCTCGACCCGCAGAACCGCGCGAACCTCTGGGAACAGCTCCGATCACTCCGCGCGGCCGGGACGACGATCGTGCTCACCACCCACTACCTGGAGGAAGCGGACGCGCTCGCCGACCGGCTCGCGATCGTCGACGCCGGCCGGGTCGTCGCCGACGGGACGCCGCGCGCGCTGAAGCAACGGATCGCCGGCGACACGGTCGTGCTGCGCCCGCGCGGAGAGGTCGGCGTGGCCCGGGACGTGGTGGCCGGTGCGGCGCCGGTCCGCGACGCCCGCGCCGACGGGGACGTCGTCCGGCTCACGGTCAGCGACGGCACCCGGGCGCTCCCCCAGCTGCTCGAGACGCTGGCCGCGGCGGGCGTCGAGCTGGAGTCGCTGACGCTCGCCGAACCGTCGCTCGACGACGTGTTTCTCCGGGTGACCGGCCGCGCGCTCCGCGACGCGGGACCCGGGGCCGGGGACGCGGCCGGAGTCGAACCACTGACCGCCTCCGGGAGGGGTGCCGCATGA